The Brachyspira hyodysenteriae ATCC 27164 genome includes a window with the following:
- a CDS encoding MetQ/NlpA family ABC transporter substrate-binding protein, whose amino-acid sequence MKKFLLLVSSAILSLMILSCGNTSSGDQKIVKVGFAGESDYQIWDPIVAKLAEEGIKVELVSFSDYTIPNQALNDGEIDLNAFQHYAYFNDEVSNKGYDLTAIADTYISAMNIYSTNITDVKELKNGDKIAIPNDPSNGGRALKVLQAAGIIKVKPEAGDTPSVSDIIENPLNIEIVEMDAGAIYGVLPDVACAVINGNYAIDFGLNPGSDYIFKDDPSIYSGKSFVNLIAARTKDKDNELYKKVVETYQSEIVEKVYNENFLGSYLPTWK is encoded by the coding sequence ATGAAAAAATTTTTATTATTGGTATCATCAGCCATATTATCATTAATGATATTATCATGCGGAAATACTTCTTCTGGTGATCAAAAGATAGTTAAAGTTGGTTTTGCTGGAGAGTCTGATTATCAAATTTGGGATCCTATAGTAGCTAAATTAGCTGAAGAAGGAATTAAAGTAGAGCTAGTATCTTTCTCTGATTATACTATACCTAATCAGGCTTTGAATGACGGAGAAATTGACTTGAATGCTTTTCAGCATTATGCATACTTTAATGATGAAGTATCAAATAAAGGATATGACTTAACTGCTATTGCTGATACTTATATATCTGCTATGAATATTTATTCTACTAATATTACTGATGTAAAAGAATTAAAAAACGGCGATAAAATAGCTATACCTAATGACCCTTCTAATGGAGGAAGAGCTTTAAAAGTTCTTCAGGCTGCAGGAATCATTAAAGTAAAACCTGAAGCAGGAGATACTCCTAGCGTAAGCGATATAATAGAAAATCCTTTAAACATTGAAATAGTTGAAATGGATGCGGGTGCTATTTACGGTGTTCTTCCTGATGTTGCTTGTGCTGTTATCAATGGAAACTATGCTATAGACTTCGGTTTGAATCCTGGTTCTGATTATATATTCAAAGATGATCCTTCTATTTACAGCGGAAAATCTTTTGTTAATTTAATAGCTGCAAGAACTAAAGATAAAGATAATGAATTATACAAAAAAGTTGTAGAAACTTATCAATCTGAAATAGTAGAAAAAGTTTATAATGAAAATTTCTTAGGTTCTTATCTTCCTACTTGGAAATAA
- a CDS encoding PTS system mannose/fructose/N-acetylgalactosamine-transporter subunit IIB: MSIVNARVDERLIHGQVAMVWTNTVGATRIAVVNDQAVKDETIIAALKISKPAGVKLSILSKAKAAEKFKEGVYDEDKIFLITKNIEDMNKIIKDGVPIETVNIGNVAKKEGSVQIKKSVNLTDEDIALIKDMIADGIKVTAQMLPNESDQSIEAYLK; the protein is encoded by the coding sequence ATGAGTATAGTAAATGCTAGAGTAGATGAAAGATTAATACATGGACAAGTTGCTATGGTATGGACAAATACTGTAGGAGCTACAAGAATAGCTGTAGTTAATGATCAGGCTGTTAAAGATGAAACTATAATAGCCGCTTTAAAAATATCAAAACCTGCAGGAGTAAAATTATCAATATTATCAAAAGCTAAAGCTGCAGAAAAGTTTAAAGAAGGCGTATATGATGAAGATAAAATATTTTTAATAACTAAAAATATAGAAGATATGAATAAGATAATCAAAGACGGCGTACCTATAGAAACTGTTAATATTGGTAATGTAGCTAAAAAAGAAGGCTCTGTGCAAATAAAGAAATCTGTAAACCTTACAGATGAAGATATAGCATTAATAAAAGATATGATAGCCGATGGTATAAAAGTAACTGCTCAAATGCTTCCAAATGAATCCGATCAATCTATAGAAGCATATTTAAAATAA
- a CDS encoding MurR/RpiR family transcriptional regulator, translated as MNAYLIIRDKYEDFSKAYKKISNYILSNPKEVIKLTALDISKNCGVSSASVVRFAKDLGFKGLDELKISIASKNGEDDNKYNINTIISADDNVEELCNKIMLLIKSSNEDFFYQLDKEALEKAFKLIRNARNIYMLGIGASSISAYDLFHKLKRANFNAFFYEDAHLNAEFFNYLTEEDVVIAFSYSGRTNEVIYPVKIASSKKASIIAVTRKKTNNLSKMADVLITVPNNEELTRMGAITSKYSSLIVSDLLYFGAIQKDFENIKENLINTSILTRELKLDDEE; from the coding sequence ATGAATGCATATTTAATAATAAGAGATAAATACGAAGATTTTAGTAAAGCATACAAGAAAATATCTAATTATATTTTGTCAAACCCAAAAGAGGTTATTAAATTAACTGCATTAGATATTTCAAAAAACTGCGGAGTATCATCTGCTTCTGTGGTTAGATTTGCTAAGGATCTTGGGTTTAAGGGATTAGATGAACTTAAAATATCTATAGCAAGTAAAAATGGTGAGGATGATAATAAATATAATATCAATACCATAATATCAGCTGATGATAATGTAGAAGAACTATGCAATAAGATTATGCTTTTAATAAAATCCTCTAATGAAGACTTTTTCTATCAATTAGATAAAGAGGCTTTGGAGAAGGCTTTTAAACTAATAAGAAATGCAAGAAATATATATATGCTTGGTATAGGAGCTTCTTCTATATCAGCTTATGATTTATTTCATAAACTTAAGAGAGCAAATTTCAATGCTTTCTTTTATGAAGATGCACATTTAAATGCTGAGTTTTTTAATTATCTTACAGAGGAAGATGTAGTTATAGCCTTTTCATATAGCGGCAGAACTAATGAAGTTATTTATCCTGTGAAAATAGCTTCTTCAAAAAAAGCATCTATAATAGCTGTAACAAGAAAGAAAACAAATAATCTTTCTAAGATGGCTGATGTTTTGATCACTGTTCCTAATAATGAAGAGCTTACCAGAATGGGTGCTATTACTTCAAAATATTCATCTCTTATTGTGAGCGATCTTTTATACTTCGGAGCTATACAGAAAGACTTTGAAAATATAAAAGAGAATCTCATAAATACAAGCATTCTAACTAGAGAATTAAAATTAGATGATGAAGAATAA
- a CDS encoding serine hydrolase domain-containing protein yields MDKFDTISSMLNKAVENNIVYNASYSFIKDNYIKNNYIGVYGTNNLNKVDSNSIYDLASLTKVVGTASMMLKLLDLGKINLYDKAVKFCSNFKDENITIEELLLHNSGLKADLEDKTNIDRNKIFNNTIINKENYHKTIYSDIGFIILGFIIENITNLNLDKAFKDYIFNSADMNNTSYYPSNKYYCIPTEITDKRGIICGEVHDSKAYALGEIGSAGLFSTLEDLNIFVCSILKDDEKILSHSSIKKLIDINFGDRTLGWDKRYGKYTLYHTGFTGTSILINLNSKEAMIVLTNRIHPNRNNNTYLELREEINKIFMEE; encoded by the coding sequence GTGGATAAATTTGACACTATATCATCTATGTTGAATAAAGCGGTAGAAAATAATATCGTATATAATGCTTCATATAGTTTTATAAAAGACAATTATATTAAAAATAATTATATAGGTGTTTACGGAACTAATAATTTAAATAAAGTTGATAGTAATAGTATTTATGATTTAGCTTCGCTTACAAAAGTTGTAGGTACTGCCTCAATGATGCTTAAATTATTGGATTTAGGTAAAATCAATTTATATGATAAAGCTGTTAAATTCTGCAGTAATTTCAAAGATGAAAATATTACTATAGAAGAGCTTCTGCTTCATAATTCAGGACTTAAAGCAGATTTAGAAGATAAAACCAATATAGATAGAAATAAAATATTTAATAACACTATTATAAATAAAGAAAACTATCATAAAACAATATACTCTGATATAGGCTTTATTATACTTGGATTTATAATAGAAAATATTACAAATCTCAATTTAGATAAAGCATTTAAAGATTATATTTTTAATTCTGCTGATATGAATAATACTTCATATTATCCTTCAAATAAATATTACTGCATACCAACTGAGATTACAGATAAAAGAGGAATAATATGCGGAGAAGTTCATGACTCCAAAGCTTATGCTTTAGGAGAGATAGGAAGTGCAGGATTATTTTCTACGCTTGAAGATTTAAATATTTTTGTTTGTTCTATATTAAAAGACGATGAAAAAATTTTATCTCATAGTTCAATAAAAAAATTAATAGATATTAATTTTGGAGATAGAACTTTAGGCTGGGATAAAAGATATGGAAAATATACTTTATATCATACAGGTTTTACAGGAACTTCTATATTAATAAATTTAAATTCTAAAGAGGCTATGATAGTTCTTACAAACAGAATTCACCCCAATAGAAATAATAATACCTATTTAGAATTGAGAGAAGAAATTAATAAAATATTTATGGAGGAATAA
- a CDS encoding PTS sugar transporter subunit IIA, with translation MKPSLILMSHGNFAHEIMESAKMILGEVSGYRTVCMSADDGFEGTSKKLQSCLDEMNDVKDIIILADLYGGTPFNIGNIFSKKEKNKFNIRLIAGMNFSMLLEYFSSDKEDINELVNDIMSTGKDAILEPSLDEEDDDIDLD, from the coding sequence ATGAAACCTAGTTTAATACTTATGAGCCATGGTAATTTTGCTCATGAAATAATGGAATCTGCTAAAATGATATTAGGAGAAGTTTCAGGATATCGTACAGTATGCATGTCAGCTGATGACGGATTTGAAGGAACTTCCAAAAAATTACAAAGCTGCTTAGATGAAATGAATGATGTGAAAGATATTATAATATTAGCAGATTTATATGGCGGAACTCCTTTTAATATAGGAAATATATTTTCAAAAAAAGAGAAAAATAAATTTAATATTAGACTTATAGCAGGAATGAATTTTTCTATGTTATTAGAATATTTTTCATCTGATAAAGAAGATATTAATGAATTGGTTAATGATATAATGAGTACAGGTAAAGATGCTATATTAGAGCCTTCTTTAGATGAAGAAGATGATGATATCGATTTAGATTAA
- the murQ gene encoding N-acetylmuramic acid 6-phosphate etherase yields the protein MENLDNLVTESVNENSKNIDALSTIEMVKIINSEDVKVAEAVGKESENIAKAIDEIAKRYVKGGRLIYIGAGSSGRMGTLDAVELTPTYNVSPERAFGLIAGGKEAMYRAVEGAEDSRELGREDLVNCKLSNLDCVVGIAASGRTPYVLGGLDYAKEVGALTVMISSNRNENVEKSADIVITPIVGAEVISGSTRMKSGTAAKMVVNSISTGVMIKSGMVYGNYMVNVLPTNKKLETRAVRMISSITGLDIEKSSKLFEESGKSVAVSIIMNKASIDKDKAQKLLKESNNMVRIAIEKAKSA from the coding sequence ATGGAAAATTTAGATAATCTTGTAACAGAATCTGTAAATGAAAATTCTAAGAATATAGATGCTTTAAGTACTATAGAAATGGTTAAGATAATAAATTCTGAAGATGTTAAAGTTGCTGAGGCAGTAGGCAAAGAAAGTGAAAATATTGCAAAAGCTATAGATGAAATAGCAAAAAGATATGTAAAAGGCGGCAGATTAATATATATAGGTGCCGGTTCATCTGGAAGAATGGGTACTTTAGATGCAGTAGAGCTTACTCCGACATACAATGTTTCACCTGAAAGAGCTTTCGGACTCATAGCAGGCGGAAAAGAAGCTATGTACAGAGCTGTTGAAGGCGCAGAAGATTCAAGAGAATTAGGAAGAGAAGATTTAGTAAATTGCAAACTTTCTAATTTAGACTGCGTTGTAGGAATAGCTGCAAGCGGAAGAACTCCTTATGTATTAGGAGGATTAGATTATGCGAAAGAAGTAGGGGCATTAACTGTGATGATATCATCAAATAGAAATGAAAATGTTGAGAAATCTGCTGATATAGTTATTACTCCTATAGTAGGGGCTGAAGTAATATCTGGTTCTACTAGAATGAAATCTGGAACAGCTGCTAAGATGGTTGTAAACAGTATTTCAACAGGTGTGATGATAAAATCAGGAATGGTGTACGGAAACTATATGGTTAATGTGCTTCCTACAAATAAAAAGTTGGAAACTAGAGCTGTAAGAATGATATCTTCAATAACAGGGCTTGACATAGAAAAGTCATCTAAATTATTTGAAGAATCCGGAAAATCTGTTGCTGTATCAATAATAATGAATAAGGCTTCTATAGATAAAGATAAAGCTCAGAAACTTTTGAAAGAATCTAATAACATGGTGAGAATAGCTATAGAAAAAGCTAAAAGTGCCTAA